The following nucleotide sequence is from Stigmatopora nigra isolate UIUO_SnigA chromosome 20, RoL_Snig_1.1, whole genome shotgun sequence.
CTCGGGAGGGTTCTGCAAGGACCAAATGGAAGCAAAAACCAAGGACTGAGTTTTGaagaaccaaaaaaattaaaataatcaggTTTACATCAGCCAATGTGGCCGTACCTGCTTATAAGGGTCTTCTAGTTGTGCTGGGGGAAAGATGTCCAGATCCACGAGACACTCCGATGAAGGTGCCGTGTCTGAGGTCGCCGGAGTCTCCGGTTGCAGTTCCTCCAGGACGATGAGGACCTCCCGCTTGCCGAGAAAGAGCGGATGTCCGGGCTGGGGTCGCGGTGGCAGGGGCGGCCCTCGCTTTGACGCTCTGTTATTAGCTCCGGTCGAGGGAGGCGGCGTCCGTAGCCGAGGGTGGCTGGCAGGCGAGACCGTGCCAGGCGGCGGCGGACGGGTGGGGGCGGATTTTATCGCCTGAGGCCTGGGGGGGAGGAGCCTCGCACCAGAAGGCCTGCGGAGAAGACGGTAGGGCTAGGACAGAGCTCCATGGGTAGCCACCCGAGTCCAGTCTGGCTCACCTCGGGGGTAGAGGTGGCACCGAGAGACGCTCCCTCTTTCTAAGGTCCGGAGGAGTGGTTTTTCTTTGGCCAGCACCCGGACTCGGCGCGGGAGCCTCACAGGGGGCGGGATTCGGTTCCGGAAAGGGACCTGAAGAGAcaacaattgaattgaattgccgAGACGGGTCGTGCTTTTGAAAATAAGATAGGGCTTATGTCCACACAGAAAGGCTTCTTCTCCGCACACAATGGGCCAATGTCCGGGACGAATGGGGAAAGGGCAACCCTCTCAAAAGCCGCATTGTGCTTACGTTACCCGCAATGCAATTGGCCAGTTTGCAAAGACTCACTGTTGATTTAGCAGCTAGGAAGTAGGGAGCTCATACGCTGATTTCATTTGGCCGTTTGCACATCATGCAACAGGTTTTCTCGTTTCCCCTAACGCGTTTCTGTTCCTGTTGGGTGCGGAGAAGCGACGCCACAGAGAACAAATGAGCATTCAGCGCAAACAATGGCCGGCAGTTCAAATGTCACCAACATATTCAGCCGCCTGGATCTAATTCAGTCCACAAGCCAGCGCTTGGTTTACAGTCTACGCACTCCTGGGGCGTGGCCTACTATCTGTAGGACTCTTTGAAAGTAGAAAATGGAAATAATTGACTGGAATGCGGCCGCGTTCAGAagaattggtcttgaaacctgTACGTGTTCCACTAGGGTCGGCACACAAAGTAGCAAAGATGGAATAGAGAAGGACGGGATTTTCACCTGTGAGGTTTACTGTATCTTCAGTCTGACCCTCCACGGAAGGTCTAGGAGGCCTCCACGGGGTGACGTGTCTGGCCGAGATCGCCTTCACCGGCGGAGTCTTGACCCCACTCCGTGGAATAATTGTTGGTCTGGCTGGGATTTTGGTCTGGGTTTCATCAGGGCAGGGCGAGGTTTTGGCTGAAGGGACCCTGGGAGCCGGCACCGGTGCGGGAGCCGAGAGTTGGGGCTCCGGGACCGGCCCCGCTTTGGGGTGCTCCGGAGGGACGCCATCCGTAGGTGCCGATTTCGCCAGGACTTTAGGTTTGGGGGCGAGTGTGGGGGGGTGCGCTTTGGTGGGTTGTACTTGGAGACGAGGCCGGGGCTGAGGACCGGGTGTGTTTTTGGCAAGCGGGTCCTCGTTGACATCCGTGTCGCGGCTGCTTCCGTCCAGCGCCGCCTCCTGCTTCTCAAAGGCCTGGATCCTGGCCCTCAGAGTCGCCATGTCTTTgtcctcttcgtcctcctcctcttcttccgaTTGGCTAAGACCGCCGTCGTCGCCCCGGTGCTCGGGGAAGCCCCAGTCGTCCGAGCTGAAGGCCTCCAGGAGCTCTCGGAGGTATTTACCACCGCTAGCTTCCTTCCTGCTAGTGTCACCGTGGGCGCGGGCCGCTAGCGTGGCCAAGCCGTCCTCTCGCAGTTTGACCAAAGTCTGAACCTGGACCTCGTTGACTGCCGGGTTGACGTAGAGCCTGGATCTGGGGCGAGGGTGGGGTCTTGGGTACTCGTGCGCTGGGGTCACAGCCGAAGCAATTTGGCCATCGGCTTGAGGAGCGGGTTTGATTCCTCCTGTTGAACACGAGGCGCACATTTTCCCATTGGTCACCAAAAACAACGGGAGTTCAATTTGATATACGGGAGTGTACTCAGACCTGGAGCGGTGGAAGACGATCCAGTGTCTGTCTGAGTGGCGATGGTGGTTCTAGTAGCTGGAACAGATGACAATGGTGACGGGACGGCTGAAGGCGAGGATCCACCTCGTTCCTGGGTCTTCTCCCTGATCACCTCTTCGTAAGAGGGCGGCGGCTGCGCGGTGGGAAGCAAAACCTGAAGTTCAGAGAGGCGCGGGATGGCATGGTGGGAGCGCAGTTACCTGTATGGACGGCGGGATGGTGGCTCCCCAGATTTGAGCGGCCGGGGGCGGCGGGGGCGGGAACGCGCCGGGCGTTACCGCTAACCAGGAAGCGGAGGGGAGCGGTTCGGCCGACAGGACGGTGATCTCCGGTCGCCTGCCGAAACCCGGTCAATTGTGGAACAACATGGGCGTGGCTATGGTAGAAACTGGCGAATACCCTTACCTGGAGTCGCCCTCCCTGGTTCTGTCCCGCGGTTGCTCGGAGAGACTGGACCTGCTGGTGGCTGAAGGATTTCCAAGGAAAAGAACATTCAAGAGGTTTTGTCCAATTCCAAACATGAAGCCATTTGGTGTACTCACTCCTTTTGATGGCTGCTCGGAGAGACCAAAGCGGACCTTGACTGCGTGGAGCCCCAAATGGAAAAACAGGAGTTAAAAGGGATTTTCAAGACCTTGCATAGTCAGCAAATCCACTTTGAGGTTTTCCCCATAAACGCACAACAACGCTGCCCCCGGCCGGTTGCCGTGCCAACAGCCCAAATACTTGCACCAGTGTGTCAGGGTTGGGGGGGCAGTCGCCGCAAAGACGGGAACAAACTTTGAGCACAAAAGCTTTTAGAGGACACACATAAatagttttgcaaaaaaagggacCAACCTGAGACGGTTTTCTGGCTTCCTTCTGCCGGGACGACCTGGGTGGATCAGAAGGACCACAAAGTTTGAGACGGGGAACCCTCAACGGCAACGTGTCGTCAGGCAAAAGCGCCCCAAttctccccaaaaaatcatttggtcTTTTCCCCAGCAGAACCCTGACCGATTTTTTTCCTTGTCGTGGTTTCTGCAGTCTCCTCCCAAGTCGGGACCAGTCCGCCGGCAGCGATTGGTTGCGGAGTCCCGGATCCGGTCTTAGTACTTCCAGATGTTTGTGgcccccgccccccaaaaacAGATGACTCTCTCCTCATGCTGTATTATTTACAAGTGGATGAGACACTTACAATGTCCACCAGCTTTGGACTGAGGCAATATAACCTGATTTCTAGAAGAAAATGTGGATCTGAAACGTGCATTAGACACGCAATGACAGCGAGAGAACAACTAGGCACTCTAAATATTTGGAATTCCTCTTGACAAAAGACAATTTGATTCTCAAGCTGAGGGACACACGTTTTGGGACATCGTCCACGCCTAATGCCGTGTTTTTCTTGGGTTCTTACCGTCGGATTGCCGTCGTAGCACTTGTTCTCTGGCCTCTCTCCTCATATTGTCCTCGTCTTCGTCGGGGCGAGCCTCGGCCATGTCTGCGCGTCTTTGTGCGCCTCTTTGTGCGCCTCTTTTTGCGTGTCTTTCGGCGTCCGTACAAAACACGCCTGGACTTTGTCGCCAAAGGCTAGATCGGGAAGTGATCTTTAAGCAAAACAATATGACAGCACCACTTTCTCTCCCAACTTCCCAGTTGAGTCCCACCAAGCGGTGCGGCGAGACCTTCCCCTTTTGCACTCTGACGTCAGAAATAGAGCatcaaatgatgtttttttttcacaatccaATCCTATTTTGAAGGTTTCAAGTATTGCAATCATTAACGTGCAGGTGAAACTAgtcctgtttattttgttttgtattgaaAACAAAGTGTACTCAACTTTGACACATTTCATGGGCGTGGCTAAAGAACATTGTGGGTGTGGCTAAAGAACATTGTGGGTGTGGTTTGATGCGACGTCACAGTGATTGACAGTCTCTGAGTTTAAAGCCCCAAGAACCGAATTGAGCTCACAGACTACTTGGACATCCCTTAGGAGTGACTGGATGGCTCTTAaggtaaataaaaaatcacTTTGACATGTTGAAATATGATATTCATAGTGTGCTTATGTTTATAGTCCTGTGTATTATGGTGTAGCATCAAGACTTGACTTGTTAATATTCTTTATAAATAAGATGTCATTTAGGAAAATGATGCATTGTTGCATCCATGGCTCTTTTTGtatggaaataaaaaacaaacattcaaatgAGCAAACTCAAAACAAGGCaaaccttttgtttttgtgcttAATCTGTGTGTGATGGCATGTTAcacacaacatacacacacatatacacacacacaagtcgaGCAGCAGGCATTTGGGGATTAAACATCAGCGTCTCATTCCAGATTAATCTCCTTCCAACGCAACATTCTCCGGACCATTGACGGAATGTCCCAGAACACCCTGGGTGGGTCCTCTCGCCGTTTTCCTGTTTACACGTGGATGCACTTATTCCTGTTGCGGACAATTTAGTCCAAACCTGACGTTGGAAACAATTATGGACGGAGTAACAACACTCACAAGGCATATACTCTTTAAGCAATACTACCAAGGACGTATATGatcatacacacatacgcagACACACTCAGCGCTCGATCCCGGGTCGAGGATGATGGCTTCGGCCACGGCCGGGGGCCGGCGCAGGAAGTCCCTGACGCTGCGAGGGGTAGACCCGGAAACGTGCATGATCGTGTTCCAGAATCACTGGACGCAGGTGGGTGGGTTCGAACCGCCGGATGGCAGGGACATCGTGCCGAGCGTTCTGTTTTGCTTCCTTGACCTCAAGGTGGTCAAGATCTTGGAGAAACATGAGCCGGGTCGAGGTGGAATCAGCGCCCTAGGCTTCCTCTCCGGCCACGGCTGCGGCAGCGGCGCCCGACCCGGGTCCATCCCGGCGGACGAGGCCAGCGCCGTCCAGAACTACGT
It contains:
- the LOC144213186 gene encoding uncharacterized protein LOC144213186 isoform X2 yields the protein MAEARPDEDEDNMRREAREQVLRRQSDGRPGRRKPENRLSQGPLWSLRAAIKRTTSRSSLSEQPRDRTREGDSRRPEITVLSAEPLPSASWLAVTPGAFPPPPPPAAQIWGATIPPSIQPPPSYEEVIREKTQERGGSSPSAVPSPLSSVPATRTTIATQTDTGSSSTAPGGIKPAPQADGQIASAVTPAHEYPRPHPRPRSRLYVNPAVNEVQVQTLVKLREDGLATLAARAHGDTSRKEASGGKYLRELLEAFSSDDWGFPEHRGDDGGLSQSEEEEEDEEDKDMATLRARIQAFEKQEAALDGSSRDTDVNEDPLAKNTPGPQPRPRLQVQPTKAHPPTLAPKPKVLAKSAPTDGVPPEHPKAGPVPEPQLSAPAPVPAPRVPSAKTSPCPDETQTKIPARPTIIPRSGVKTPPVKAISARHVTPWRPPRPSVEGQTEDTVNLTGPFPEPNPAPCEAPAPSPGAGQRKTTPPDLRKRERLSVPPLPPRPSGARLLPPRPQAIKSAPTRPPPPGTVSPASHPRLRTPPPSTGANNRASKRGPPLPPRPQPGHPLFLGKREVLIVLEELQPETPATSDTAPSSECLVDLDIFPPAQLEDPYKQNPPELPPVSGPRRVALYDFEGSQEDELTFCQGDAIGLLEVVDRQWGRGQLGGRVGLFPLSFTQVTEDSPPQVSAQMPSKGTQVEEWESAIFDFAGQTAEDLPFHKGAQIQVIEHIDSQWRRGRLDGREGLYPVAFTRACQAQPLASQKTSASVSAKVLFAFTAQHEDELTVKPGDIIAQVESRDEQWIVGVVDGKRGMVPKNYIGQM
- the LOC144213186 gene encoding uncharacterized protein LOC144213186 isoform X1; amino-acid sequence: MAEARPDEDEDNMRREAREQVLRRQSDGRPGRRKPENRLSQGPLWSLRAAIKRTTSRSSLSEQPRDRTREGDSRRPEITVLSAEPLPSASWLAVTPGAFPPPPPPAAQIWGATIPPSIQPPPSYEEVIREKTQERGGSSPSAVPSPLSSVPATRTTIATQTDTGSSSTAPGGIKPAPQADGQIASAVTPAHEYPRPHPRPRSRLYVNPAVNEVQVQTLVKLREDGLATLAARAHGDTSRKEASGGKYLRELLEAFSSDDWGFPEHRGDDGGLSQSEEEEEDEEDKDMATLRARIQAFEKQEAALDGSSRDTDVNEDPLAKNTPGPQPRPRLQVQPTKAHPPTLAPKPKVLAKSAPTDGVPPEHPKAGPVPEPQLSAPAPVPAPRVPSAKTSPCPDETQTKIPARPTIIPRSGVKTPPVKAISARHVTPWRPPRPSVEGQTEDTVNLTGPFPEPNPAPCEAPAPSPGAGQRKTTPPDLRKRERLSVPPLPPRPSGARLLPPRPQAIKSAPTRPPPPGTVSPASHPRLRTPPPSTGANNRASKRGPPLPPRPQPGHPLFLGKREVLIVLEELQPETPATSDTAPSSECLVDLDIFPPAQLEDPYKQNPPELPPVSGPRRVALYDFEGSQEDELTFCQGDAIGLLEVVDRQWGRGQLGGRVGLFPLSFTQVTEDSPPQVSVAQMPSKGTQVEEWESAIFDFAGQTAEDLPFHKGAQIQVIEHIDSQWRRGRLDGREGLYPVAFTRACQAQPLASQKTSASVSAKVLFAFTAQHEDELTVKPGDIIAQVESRDEQWIVGVVDGKRGMVPKNYIGQM